The genomic region ATAATCGCACGGGAACTGCTGGCCCTCCTGGAGCGACACTTCGCCAGCCCTTCAGTTCCCGTGCGGCTCGTGCTGGAGGGGGCCGGTGTTCACTGGCACGTCGAGGTGCGGGCCGAGGTGCGGGCCTGTCGGGTGAGTGCCTTCCGCTACTACAGGCAGGAGGGGACTGAGTATTGCCTCACGCTCCGCGAAGGCTCGCAGAAGAGCGCGAATGGGCGAACCTGGTCGCTCGAAGAGGCTCTTCGCGTGCTCCAGGACTGGCTCGTGGAAGCAGTGCCGCTCCAGGACCTGTACGCCCGCTTTCCCTTCCTCGACCGGAAGAAGCGGGAGCTTGAGGCGCTGCGCCGGAAAGTGGATGCGGTGCTGGAACGCCTGGGCTCCCCCCGGCGGTGCCTTCTCCGTGAGCCACTCGGGGATTTCTATACGTTGACGGTGAACGGGGAGGATCGCGCCTGCGAGCTCGATGCGCTTCATGGGGGCTCCGAGGCTCGCTGCACGTTTCTCCACCTGGGGACACGCCTGGCCGAAGGCAAGGCTTCGGACGTGGACGGCCTCTCCACTGCCATCTCAGGGTGGTTGGACTCAGGTGTCCGCGTCGAGCCACTGCAGCGCGAGTTCCCGTTCATCCGCATCGAGCCCCACGCCCCCGCTTACGAGGCGGGGCGGTACGCGGAGTGGCGCTGGGACGATGCCATCGCGCGGGCGAGAGAGAGTCAGGGCGTGAAGGGCTGGGCGCCCCTGGTCCCTCTTCTTCCCCTGCTGGAGCGCATGGCGAGCCGGCCCATCTTCCGGCGCTTCTTCTTCTTCACGAGCCACGACACGCTCTGCTTCTCTCGTTGCCCGCGTCACCCGTTCTCGACCGAGGGGCTGCCCTACATCTCTCCGCGCTTCAAGGGAGGGCCCATGGCCGACCTGACCGAGGCGCGGTACTCGGCGCACTGCGGTGAGAGGACGCTCGAAGGGGGGCCTGAGGAAATCTGCCAGTTCGTCGAGGGAATCCTGGCCACCGAAGGGGACACCACCTTCTACGGCAGCACGAGAGACGCAGTGGACGAGGACGACTGATTCAAGCCCCTTCTTTCCTGGCCAGCTGGGGCGGCAGCCATGCGGAATGAGCGTTCCTTCCGCTCCCGCCTGCTCCCGGGCGCCCCCATCCAGCGGAGTGCCTCTCTCCAGCATGAGAGAGGCACCCGCTACACCCGCTACGGCTGGGACTTCTCCACCACGCCGCACGCGATGCGGCCACCGGCGTCGCCGGTCGGGTCGGTGTGGTAGTCGTCCTCCTTGGTGTGCACCATCACCGAGGAGCCGTCCTTGTCGAACATCGACTTCACGGTGAGGCCCTGCTGGGCGAAGGTGTCGAACTGCACGCGGCCGTCCTGGCCGACGTAGAGGTTGGGCAGGTCACCATGGTGCCGGCCCTTCGGGGCCAGGATGCCGTGGGCCTTCTTCGCGGGGTTGAAGTGGCCGCCCGCCGTCTTGAAGTCCGGGGCCTCGCACTTGCCCGTCTCGTGGATGTGGAAGGCGTGCTGGCCCGGCGGCAGGTTGCTCAGGGTGCCCTTCACCAGCACGCCCTGGGCCGTCTGCTCGAAGGTGATTTCGCCCACGTCCTTGCCCTGGGCGTCCTTCACCATGGCCTTGGCCGATTCTCCCTTCTTGGGAGCCGCCTTCTTCGGGGGCGCCTCAGCCGCCGGAGTGGCGGTGGCGGGCGGCGTGCCCTGGGCGGGCGCACCCTCGGCCTTCGCGCCCTTCCCCTTGTCCTGCGCCTGGGGCGCGGCCTGCGGGGCCTGGGCCAGCGCGGGCGCGGCGGAGAGGAGGGTAGCGGCGGTCAGCAGGGCTCGAATCTTCATAGGTGGGTCTTCTCCTGGGTAGGTCGCTGCGGAGCAAACGCGGACACTAGCGACTGCGCGCGCCTCTCGCCGGGAAACCGTGCGGGCACTCTCGCGAAGCGACGTGGAGCGTTCACTGCTTTGCGAGAGGCACTGGCACCACGCGTGAAGCGCCGAAGGCCGGCGCCCAGATGTCCTGCACCTCGGGCCCGTTGAGGAACGCCACGAGGGCCCGGAAGGCGGGCAGGGGACCGCCCAGCGTCTCCGCCCAGGCCTGGCCCCGGGGCGACAGGTTGGGCACCAGTGGCCCCAGCTCCGACAATGTCGA from Pyxidicoccus trucidator harbors:
- a CDS encoding DUF6193 family natural product biosynthesis protein, which produces MPQFEAEIIARELLALLERHFASPSVPVRLVLEGAGVHWHVEVRAEVRACRVSAFRYYRQEGTEYCLTLREGSQKSANGRTWSLEEALRVLQDWLVEAVPLQDLYARFPFLDRKKRELEALRRKVDAVLERLGSPRRCLLREPLGDFYTLTVNGEDRACELDALHGGSEARCTFLHLGTRLAEGKASDVDGLSTAISGWLDSGVRVEPLQREFPFIRIEPHAPAYEAGRYAEWRWDDAIARARESQGVKGWAPLVPLLPLLERMASRPIFRRFFFFTSHDTLCFSRCPRHPFSTEGLPYISPRFKGGPMADLTEARYSAHCGERTLEGGPEEICQFVEGILATEGDTTFYGSTRDAVDEDD
- a CDS encoding superoxide dismutase family protein, giving the protein MKIRALLTAATLLSAAPALAQAPQAAPQAQDKGKGAKAEGAPAQGTPPATATPAAEAPPKKAAPKKGESAKAMVKDAQGKDVGEITFEQTAQGVLVKGTLSNLPPGQHAFHIHETGKCEAPDFKTAGGHFNPAKKAHGILAPKGRHHGDLPNLYVGQDGRVQFDTFAQQGLTVKSMFDKDGSSVMVHTKEDDYHTDPTGDAGGRIACGVVEKSQP